TTGGATCTCGGAGTCCTTCCAATCGGAGCTTGATCTACATCTACTATTTTATCAATATTCTCAAGCCCTTCTATTTTTTTGTATGGCAAAGGTTCCTGAACCGCTCTGTAAAAATGCTTGTTCAATATAGGATATAATGTTCCGTTAATCAGAGAAGACTTACCACTTCCCGAAATTCCTGTTACCACCACAAGCTTTCCTAAAGGAATATTGAGATTTACATTTTTAAGGTTGTTTCCTGTAGCTCCTTTTAAAACGATGCTCTTACCATTTCCAGATCTTCTTTCGGCTGGTATTTCGATTTTTCTTTTTCCATTAATGTAATCCGCTGTGATAGTGTCGGCTTTCAAAAGATCTTTAGGTTTTCCCTGCCATAGAATTTCACCTCCAAACTTCCCGGCTCTAGGACCAATATCCAGAACCTCATCCGCTTCAAGGATCATATCTTTATCGTGCTCTACCACTAAAACAGAATTTCCGATATCTCTCAGGTTCTTCAATGAATTGATCAGCCTCTCATTATCCCTTTGGTGAAGTCCGATACTGGGTTCATCCAGGATGTAAAGAACATTAACCAATTGAGAACCGATCTGTGTAGCCAGACGTATCCTTTGGGATTCTCCCCCTGAAAGCGTTTTTGAGCTTCTGCTTAAGCTTAAATAGTCTAATCCTACATCCAGCAAGAACTGAAGCCTGGTTTCGATTTCTTTTAAGATTTCGTAAGCAATAATTTTATTTTTTTCTGAGAATTTATCTTTAACATCATGGAGCCAATCTTTCAGATCAGCCAAACTCAATCCATTAACCTCAGCAATATTTTTACCATCAATTTTAAAGCTCAGACTTGATGGCTGCAGGCGGGTTCCGTTACATTCAGGACATGTTTCCTCTGTAGTAAAATGTCTTTCCAATAAAACCCCTTCATAAGATTCCTTTTCATCAATAATTTCTTCCATAAAAGGAATCAATCCATCAAAATTAATCTTTATCTTTTTAGTGATCCCTGCATATTTAAGGTCTTTGTTAAATTCTTTATGACATCCATAATATATATATTCCAAAGCTTCTTCAGGAATATCCTTCATGGGAGTTGTAAGACCTAAACCAAATATCTCCAGGATATTTTTAATCTGTGCTAAAATCCATTTATTCGATTTAATATCTTCTAAAGGCAACAGACCTCCCTGATTAATGGATAATTTAGGGTTTTCCACAAAATAATCCGTATTAATCTTTTTAATAGTACCAAGACCTTTACAGTCCGGGCAGCTTCCTTTCGGCGAGTTGAAGGAGAATGTATTGGGTTCCGGCAATGCTAATGAATGTCCTGTTTCTGCATCCATTAAGTTTTTTGAAAAGTACTCAATTTCCGTACTTCCTAGTTTTTGAATTCCGATAATTCCCTCTCCCATCTCCATAGCAGTTCTGAGTGACTTCTCCATTCTGCTTTCAGATGCATTTTCTCCAATGATCCAACGGTCAATAACGATATCAATATCGTGTGTCTTATAACGATCAAGCTTTAGATCATATTCAATATCCTGTAGTTCACCATCAATTCTTGCCTGCCCATACCCTTTTTTCGCCATCTGTACGAAAAGCTCATGATAATGCCCTTTTCTTGAACGGACTACAGGGGCCATAAGCATGATCTTTTCCCCTTTATAGTTTTCTTTAATAGTTTCAAGAATCTGATCTTCCGTATAGCTAACCAATTTTTTTCCTGTAGAAAGGGAATAGGCGTCAGAAACCCTTGCATATAACAGACGAAGGAAATCATACAATTCCGTAACCGTTCCTACTGTAGATCTTGGGTTTTTATTTGTTGTTTTCTGCTCGATAGCAATTACGGGAGATAATCCTTCTATCTTATCGACATCAGGACGTTCCAATCCTCCCAAAAATTGTCGTGCATAAGCAGAAAATGTTTCTATATAACGACGCTGGCCTTCTGCAAAAATGGTATCAAAAGCCAATGAAGATTTTCCACTACCGGAAAGCCCCGTAATAACCACTAATTCATTGCGTGGAATTTTGACATTGATATTTTTAAGGTTGTGCTCGCGTGCGCCGTAAATTTCTATATATTCTGTTGATTTACTCATAATTTGGCGTGACTTTACCTGAAAATCACAATGTGCAAAATTACGGAATTTTATGGAATTTTTTATGTTAAAAAGTGTTAGATTAATTAACTCTAAAAGTCCTGTTTTTGTTTTTTAAAGTTTAAATTTACATTGCTTTAACGCTAACTAATCAATGCAAAGACTACGCGACCATATTGAAGAGATAACGTCCCTTACTGATGAAGAATTCGAATATATCAAAACATTTTTTACACTCAGGAAAGTCCGTAAGAATCAATTTCTGCTTCACGAAAGTGATGAAGTAAAATTTGAATTCCTGGCTTTAGATGGAATTTATAAAGTTTTTTACATCGATGAAAATGGAAAAGAACATATTGTACAGTTTGCTAAAAAGAACTGGTGGATGACCGATTACATCGGTTTTTTTAAGCAAAACAATGCAACTATGTTTGTGGAATGCCTGAAAGAGGGTGAAGTGGTATGCCTGACCCTTGAAGGAAGAGAGAAACTGGCGGCTGAATTTCATAAAATGGAACATTTCTTCAGAGTAAAACTTACCAATGGATATATTGCTTTACAGCAAAGGATTACATTACTATTATCCAGTACACCTCAACAGCGATATGAAGAATTCTCAAGATTATACCCGGATCTTATCCTCCAGATCCCGAAAAAATATGTTGCGGAATATCTGGGCGTAAGCAGGGAGACTCTAAGCAGATTGTATACCAATAATAACAAGTACTGAGTGTGATCGAAATCATACTTTTTTTGTGACTCCGATCCTTCTTTTAGCATTCCTTATCACCATAAATTTGCTATATCAATCGGAAGAATTCCGATGAAGCAAAATAACAAATAATTCAAGTCATGAAACCAAAAGTATTAATCATTGTATCCAATGCCAGCTCAATCGGGCCGGAAAACAGAAGAACAGGAACTTTCCTTCCGGAAGTAGCACATCCGTATGCAGAATTTTTAAAAGCCGGTTATCAGATTGATTTTGCCAGTCTGACAGGAGAGACACCATTTTTAGATGCCTTAAATTTAGCTGATGATCCTGATAATTTAAAATTCCTTACAGGTACCGGATGGTCAGATATGCAAAAAGCAGCTTCGTTATCCGGTTTTAATAGTAATGAATATGATGCGGTGTTCATACCCGGTGGTTTAGCACCAATGGTAGATATGCCGGAAGCACCTCTTCTCAAGAAATTTATAGCTGAGATATATGAAAAAAATGGTATTGTAGGAGCCGTATGTCATGGTCCTGTATCTCTTCTCAATGTACAATTAAGCGATGGAAGCTATTTGGTAGCCGGAAAAAATATTACATCTTTTACCACGGAAGAAGAAGACAACTATGCGAGAAAAGATGTTCCCTTTGACCTTCAATCTGCTTTAACGGAACAAGGCGCTATTTTCCACGCTGCACAACCATGGTCAGCCAACAGCATTGCTGATGGGAATCTGATTACAGGACAAAACCCCGCCTCCTCAAAAGGAGTGGGTGAAAAAATAGTTGCTGCTTTAGAAGCTAAATAATCTAATTAAATCTAAAAAAATGAGCCAGAAAGAAGTTTATGTATATGCGAGGTGGCAGGTAAAAGAGGGAGAATTACCTACCGTATTGAATATGATGAAAGAAGTTGCTGAACAAAGCTCCCGGGAAGATGGAAATTTATTTTATAAACTCCATCAGAGTCAATCGGATAGGAATACATTGATTTTATTTGAAGGATACAAAGATTCAGAGGCTGTAGAGATACATCGTAATTCTGAATATTTTAAGAAATTGGTATTGGAACAAATTGTTCCTTTACTCGAAAGCAGAGAAGTGATCCTTATGGATAAAATTGTATGATGCCTTTATAAAATT
The sequence above is drawn from the Chryseobacterium daecheongense genome and encodes:
- the uvrA gene encoding excinuclease ABC subunit UvrA, encoding MSKSTEYIEIYGAREHNLKNINVKIPRNELVVITGLSGSGKSSLAFDTIFAEGQRRYIETFSAYARQFLGGLERPDVDKIEGLSPVIAIEQKTTNKNPRSTVGTVTELYDFLRLLYARVSDAYSLSTGKKLVSYTEDQILETIKENYKGEKIMLMAPVVRSRKGHYHELFVQMAKKGYGQARIDGELQDIEYDLKLDRYKTHDIDIVIDRWIIGENASESRMEKSLRTAMEMGEGIIGIQKLGSTEIEYFSKNLMDAETGHSLALPEPNTFSFNSPKGSCPDCKGLGTIKKINTDYFVENPKLSINQGGLLPLEDIKSNKWILAQIKNILEIFGLGLTTPMKDIPEEALEYIYYGCHKEFNKDLKYAGITKKIKINFDGLIPFMEEIIDEKESYEGVLLERHFTTEETCPECNGTRLQPSSLSFKIDGKNIAEVNGLSLADLKDWLHDVKDKFSEKNKIIAYEILKEIETRLQFLLDVGLDYLSLSRSSKTLSGGESQRIRLATQIGSQLVNVLYILDEPSIGLHQRDNERLINSLKNLRDIGNSVLVVEHDKDMILEADEVLDIGPRAGKFGGEILWQGKPKDLLKADTITADYINGKRKIEIPAERRSGNGKSIVLKGATGNNLKNVNLNIPLGKLVVVTGISGSGKSSLINGTLYPILNKHFYRAVQEPLPYKKIEGLENIDKIVDVDQAPIGRTPRSNPATYTGMFTDIRNLFAELPESKIRGYKPGRFSFNVKGGRCETCQGGGLKVIEMNFLPDVYVHCETCNGKRFNRETLEVRYKGKSISDVLDMTIDEAVEFFQPIPKIYSKVKTLQDVGLGYITMGQQSTTLSGGEAQRIKLATELAKRQTGNTLYILDEPTTGLHFEDVKILMDAINQLVELGNSFIIIEHNMDVIKLADHIIDVGPEGGKHGGQIVAQGTPEEIVKSKKSLTGKFLKKEL
- a CDS encoding Crp/Fnr family transcriptional regulator — encoded protein: MQRLRDHIEEITSLTDEEFEYIKTFFTLRKVRKNQFLLHESDEVKFEFLALDGIYKVFYIDENGKEHIVQFAKKNWWMTDYIGFFKQNNATMFVECLKEGEVVCLTLEGREKLAAEFHKMEHFFRVKLTNGYIALQQRITLLLSSTPQQRYEEFSRLYPDLILQIPKKYVAEYLGVSRETLSRLYTNNNKY
- a CDS encoding type 1 glutamine amidotransferase domain-containing protein yields the protein MKPKVLIIVSNASSIGPENRRTGTFLPEVAHPYAEFLKAGYQIDFASLTGETPFLDALNLADDPDNLKFLTGTGWSDMQKAASLSGFNSNEYDAVFIPGGLAPMVDMPEAPLLKKFIAEIYEKNGIVGAVCHGPVSLLNVQLSDGSYLVAGKNITSFTTEEEDNYARKDVPFDLQSALTEQGAIFHAAQPWSANSIADGNLITGQNPASSKGVGEKIVAALEAK
- a CDS encoding putative quinol monooxygenase encodes the protein MSQKEVYVYARWQVKEGELPTVLNMMKEVAEQSSREDGNLFYKLHQSQSDRNTLILFEGYKDSEAVEIHRNSEYFKKLVLEQIVPLLESREVILMDKIV